The following proteins come from a genomic window of Carassius carassius chromosome 10, fCarCar2.1, whole genome shotgun sequence:
- the LOC132151495 gene encoding protein CBFA2T2-like isoform X1 — protein sequence MVGIPGAFQYSAEKNVPAMPGSPVDGKTHSRPTVSIMPPLPSINPSGPRPATFSTTALTNGINHSPPMLNAIPSPPQRYSNGPSSSSSSSLANQQLPATCGARQLSKLKRFLTTLQQFGNDISPEIGESVRNLVLALVNSTVTIEEFHSRLQEATNFPLRPFVIPFLKANLPLLQRELLHCARAAKQTPAQYLSQHEHLLLSTSVPSPADSTELLLEPSESSKHHSPNRSKENGFHERPPASLEPPAKRICTISPAPRHSPAHPLQLPAHIHPTPPPLQHYALDDISTPHLYREPQRILELKERPRLTGSNGGYREEPVDHRLTDREWAEEWRHLDHVLNCIVDMVEKTRRSVSVLRRCQESDREELNYWRRRSNSHDEGRKKGSAAGNIPFSKTHSPLSAEGVTTDSQRDLPLRSGSGYVPDEIWRKAEEAVNEVKRQAMDEVQKAVAEAEQKAFEMITTERAKMEKTLAEAKRKATEDAIQVINEQEDSSECCWNCGRKASETCSGCNAARYCGSFCQHKDWERHHLICSPGLQAQPKTMSRILAKAIPSPSLEKTSRASTPATPVSSSTPDAGGH from the exons ACAGTGCAGAGAAGAACGTTCCTGCCATGCCCGGTTCCCCAGTGGATGGAAAGACTCATTCCAGACCAACCGTCTCCATCATGCCTCCTTTACCTTCCATCAACCCCAGCGGACCTCGACCAGCAACCTTCTCCACCACAGCAT TGACTAATGGGATCAATCATTCTCCGCCGATGCTCAACGCCATTCCCTCACCGCCTCAGCGCTACAGCAACGgcccttcatcatcatcttcctcttctCTGGCCAATCAGCAGCTTCCAGCCACCTGCGGCGCTCGACAGCTGAGCAAACTCAAGCGCTTCCTCACAACCCTGCAGCAGTTCGGCAACGACATCTCGCCCGAGATCGGAGAGAGCGTCCGAAACCTGGTGCTGGCGCTGGTG AACTCCACCGTCACCATCGAAGAGTTTCACTCCAGACTGCAAGAAGCTACAAACTTCCCCTTGAGGCCCTTCGTCATTCCCTTCCTGAAG GCGAACCTGCCTTTGCTGCAGAGGGAGCTTTTGCACTGCGCTCGAGCCGCCAAACAGACTCCAGCGCAGTATCTGTCCCAACACGAACACCTCCTGCTCAGCACCAGCGTCCCGTCGCCAGCAGACTCCACCGAACTCCTGCTGGAGCCCAGCGAGAGCAGCAAACACCACAGTCCTAACAG AAGTAAAGAGAATGGTTTCCACGAGCGTCCTCCCGCATCCCTGGAGCCTCCTGCCAAGAGGATCTGCACCATTAGCCCCGCCCCCCGACACAGCCCCGCCCACCCGCTGCAGCTCCCCGCCCACATCCACCCGACTCCGCCCCCTCTGCAGCACTATGCGCTGGATGACATCAGCACACCTCACCTGTACAGAGAGCCGCAGCGGATCCTGGAGCTGAAGGAGCGGCCGCGGCTGACAG GCAGTAACGGAGGCTACCGTGAGGAACCTGTAGaccacagactgacagacagagagtgGGCTGAAGAATGGAGGCATCTGGATCAT GTGCTGAACTGTATTGTGGACATGGTGGAGAAGACGCGGCGTTCGGTGAGCGTTCTGCGGCGCTGTCAGGAGTCCGACCGCGAGGAGCTCAATTACTGGAGACGACGCTCCAACTCACACGACGAGGGACGTAAGAAGGGATCGGCCGCAGGGAACATCCCGTTCAGCAAGACACACAGCCCTCTGTCAGCCGAGGGAGTCACCACAG ACTCTCAGAGGGATCTTCCCCTGCGCTCCGGCTCTGGATATGTGCCTGATGAGATATGGAGGAAAGCCG AGGAAGCGGTGAACGAGGTGAAGCGTCAGGCGATGGACGAGGTGCAGAAGGCCGTCGCCGAGGCCGAGCAGAAAGCCTTCGAGATGATCACCACCGAGAGAGCCAAGATGGAGAAAACCCTCGCCGAGGCCAAGAGGAAGGCCACCGAAGATGCCATACAGGTCATCAACGAACAGGAAGACTCCAGCGAG TGCTGCTGGAACTGCGGTCGCAAGGCGAGCGAGACGTGCAGCGGCTGTAATGCGGCGCGATACTGCGGCTCCTTCTGTCAGCACAAGGACTGGGAGCGACACCATCTCATCTGCAGCCCGGGGCTCCAGGCGCAGCCCAAAACCATGTCACGCATCCTTGCCAAAGCCATCCCGAgtcccagtctggagaaaacctCCAGAGCGTCCACCCCAGCCACCCCAGTGTCCTCCTCCACACCGGACGCCGGCGGACACTGA
- the LOC132151495 gene encoding protein CBFA2T2-like isoform X2 produces MVGIPGAFQYSAEKNVPAMPGSPVDGKTHSRPTVSIMPPLPSINPSGPRPATFSTTALTNGINHSPPMLNAIPSPPQRYSNGPSSSSSSSLANQQLPATCGARQLSKLKRFLTTLQQFGNDISPEIGESVRNLVLALVNSTVTIEEFHSRLQEATNFPLRPFVIPFLKANLPLLQRELLHCARAAKQTPAQYLSQHEHLLLSTSVPSPADSTELLLEPSESSKHHSPNSKENGFHERPPASLEPPAKRICTISPAPRHSPAHPLQLPAHIHPTPPPLQHYALDDISTPHLYREPQRILELKERPRLTGSNGGYREEPVDHRLTDREWAEEWRHLDHVLNCIVDMVEKTRRSVSVLRRCQESDREELNYWRRRSNSHDEGRKKGSAAGNIPFSKTHSPLSAEGVTTDSQRDLPLRSGSGYVPDEIWRKAEEAVNEVKRQAMDEVQKAVAEAEQKAFEMITTERAKMEKTLAEAKRKATEDAIQVINEQEDSSECCWNCGRKASETCSGCNAARYCGSFCQHKDWERHHLICSPGLQAQPKTMSRILAKAIPSPSLEKTSRASTPATPVSSSTPDAGGH; encoded by the exons ACAGTGCAGAGAAGAACGTTCCTGCCATGCCCGGTTCCCCAGTGGATGGAAAGACTCATTCCAGACCAACCGTCTCCATCATGCCTCCTTTACCTTCCATCAACCCCAGCGGACCTCGACCAGCAACCTTCTCCACCACAGCAT TGACTAATGGGATCAATCATTCTCCGCCGATGCTCAACGCCATTCCCTCACCGCCTCAGCGCTACAGCAACGgcccttcatcatcatcttcctcttctCTGGCCAATCAGCAGCTTCCAGCCACCTGCGGCGCTCGACAGCTGAGCAAACTCAAGCGCTTCCTCACAACCCTGCAGCAGTTCGGCAACGACATCTCGCCCGAGATCGGAGAGAGCGTCCGAAACCTGGTGCTGGCGCTGGTG AACTCCACCGTCACCATCGAAGAGTTTCACTCCAGACTGCAAGAAGCTACAAACTTCCCCTTGAGGCCCTTCGTCATTCCCTTCCTGAAG GCGAACCTGCCTTTGCTGCAGAGGGAGCTTTTGCACTGCGCTCGAGCCGCCAAACAGACTCCAGCGCAGTATCTGTCCCAACACGAACACCTCCTGCTCAGCACCAGCGTCCCGTCGCCAGCAGACTCCACCGAACTCCTGCTGGAGCCCAGCGAGAGCAGCAAACACCACAGTCCTAACAG TAAAGAGAATGGTTTCCACGAGCGTCCTCCCGCATCCCTGGAGCCTCCTGCCAAGAGGATCTGCACCATTAGCCCCGCCCCCCGACACAGCCCCGCCCACCCGCTGCAGCTCCCCGCCCACATCCACCCGACTCCGCCCCCTCTGCAGCACTATGCGCTGGATGACATCAGCACACCTCACCTGTACAGAGAGCCGCAGCGGATCCTGGAGCTGAAGGAGCGGCCGCGGCTGACAG GCAGTAACGGAGGCTACCGTGAGGAACCTGTAGaccacagactgacagacagagagtgGGCTGAAGAATGGAGGCATCTGGATCAT GTGCTGAACTGTATTGTGGACATGGTGGAGAAGACGCGGCGTTCGGTGAGCGTTCTGCGGCGCTGTCAGGAGTCCGACCGCGAGGAGCTCAATTACTGGAGACGACGCTCCAACTCACACGACGAGGGACGTAAGAAGGGATCGGCCGCAGGGAACATCCCGTTCAGCAAGACACACAGCCCTCTGTCAGCCGAGGGAGTCACCACAG ACTCTCAGAGGGATCTTCCCCTGCGCTCCGGCTCTGGATATGTGCCTGATGAGATATGGAGGAAAGCCG AGGAAGCGGTGAACGAGGTGAAGCGTCAGGCGATGGACGAGGTGCAGAAGGCCGTCGCCGAGGCCGAGCAGAAAGCCTTCGAGATGATCACCACCGAGAGAGCCAAGATGGAGAAAACCCTCGCCGAGGCCAAGAGGAAGGCCACCGAAGATGCCATACAGGTCATCAACGAACAGGAAGACTCCAGCGAG TGCTGCTGGAACTGCGGTCGCAAGGCGAGCGAGACGTGCAGCGGCTGTAATGCGGCGCGATACTGCGGCTCCTTCTGTCAGCACAAGGACTGGGAGCGACACCATCTCATCTGCAGCCCGGGGCTCCAGGCGCAGCCCAAAACCATGTCACGCATCCTTGCCAAAGCCATCCCGAgtcccagtctggagaaaacctCCAGAGCGTCCACCCCAGCCACCCCAGTGTCCTCCTCCACACCGGACGCCGGCGGACACTGA
- the LOC132151495 gene encoding protein CBFA2T2-like isoform X3, with protein sequence MPGSPVDGKTHSRPTVSIMPPLPSINPSGPRPATFSTTALTNGINHSPPMLNAIPSPPQRYSNGPSSSSSSSLANQQLPATCGARQLSKLKRFLTTLQQFGNDISPEIGESVRNLVLALVNSTVTIEEFHSRLQEATNFPLRPFVIPFLKANLPLLQRELLHCARAAKQTPAQYLSQHEHLLLSTSVPSPADSTELLLEPSESSKHHSPNRSKENGFHERPPASLEPPAKRICTISPAPRHSPAHPLQLPAHIHPTPPPLQHYALDDISTPHLYREPQRILELKERPRLTGSNGGYREEPVDHRLTDREWAEEWRHLDHVLNCIVDMVEKTRRSVSVLRRCQESDREELNYWRRRSNSHDEGRKKGSAAGNIPFSKTHSPLSAEGVTTDSQRDLPLRSGSGYVPDEIWRKAEEAVNEVKRQAMDEVQKAVAEAEQKAFEMITTERAKMEKTLAEAKRKATEDAIQVINEQEDSSECCWNCGRKASETCSGCNAARYCGSFCQHKDWERHHLICSPGLQAQPKTMSRILAKAIPSPSLEKTSRASTPATPVSSSTPDAGGH encoded by the exons ATGCCCGGTTCCCCAGTGGATGGAAAGACTCATTCCAGACCAACCGTCTCCATCATGCCTCCTTTACCTTCCATCAACCCCAGCGGACCTCGACCAGCAACCTTCTCCACCACAGCAT TGACTAATGGGATCAATCATTCTCCGCCGATGCTCAACGCCATTCCCTCACCGCCTCAGCGCTACAGCAACGgcccttcatcatcatcttcctcttctCTGGCCAATCAGCAGCTTCCAGCCACCTGCGGCGCTCGACAGCTGAGCAAACTCAAGCGCTTCCTCACAACCCTGCAGCAGTTCGGCAACGACATCTCGCCCGAGATCGGAGAGAGCGTCCGAAACCTGGTGCTGGCGCTGGTG AACTCCACCGTCACCATCGAAGAGTTTCACTCCAGACTGCAAGAAGCTACAAACTTCCCCTTGAGGCCCTTCGTCATTCCCTTCCTGAAG GCGAACCTGCCTTTGCTGCAGAGGGAGCTTTTGCACTGCGCTCGAGCCGCCAAACAGACTCCAGCGCAGTATCTGTCCCAACACGAACACCTCCTGCTCAGCACCAGCGTCCCGTCGCCAGCAGACTCCACCGAACTCCTGCTGGAGCCCAGCGAGAGCAGCAAACACCACAGTCCTAACAG AAGTAAAGAGAATGGTTTCCACGAGCGTCCTCCCGCATCCCTGGAGCCTCCTGCCAAGAGGATCTGCACCATTAGCCCCGCCCCCCGACACAGCCCCGCCCACCCGCTGCAGCTCCCCGCCCACATCCACCCGACTCCGCCCCCTCTGCAGCACTATGCGCTGGATGACATCAGCACACCTCACCTGTACAGAGAGCCGCAGCGGATCCTGGAGCTGAAGGAGCGGCCGCGGCTGACAG GCAGTAACGGAGGCTACCGTGAGGAACCTGTAGaccacagactgacagacagagagtgGGCTGAAGAATGGAGGCATCTGGATCAT GTGCTGAACTGTATTGTGGACATGGTGGAGAAGACGCGGCGTTCGGTGAGCGTTCTGCGGCGCTGTCAGGAGTCCGACCGCGAGGAGCTCAATTACTGGAGACGACGCTCCAACTCACACGACGAGGGACGTAAGAAGGGATCGGCCGCAGGGAACATCCCGTTCAGCAAGACACACAGCCCTCTGTCAGCCGAGGGAGTCACCACAG ACTCTCAGAGGGATCTTCCCCTGCGCTCCGGCTCTGGATATGTGCCTGATGAGATATGGAGGAAAGCCG AGGAAGCGGTGAACGAGGTGAAGCGTCAGGCGATGGACGAGGTGCAGAAGGCCGTCGCCGAGGCCGAGCAGAAAGCCTTCGAGATGATCACCACCGAGAGAGCCAAGATGGAGAAAACCCTCGCCGAGGCCAAGAGGAAGGCCACCGAAGATGCCATACAGGTCATCAACGAACAGGAAGACTCCAGCGAG TGCTGCTGGAACTGCGGTCGCAAGGCGAGCGAGACGTGCAGCGGCTGTAATGCGGCGCGATACTGCGGCTCCTTCTGTCAGCACAAGGACTGGGAGCGACACCATCTCATCTGCAGCCCGGGGCTCCAGGCGCAGCCCAAAACCATGTCACGCATCCTTGCCAAAGCCATCCCGAgtcccagtctggagaaaacctCCAGAGCGTCCACCCCAGCCACCCCAGTGTCCTCCTCCACACCGGACGCCGGCGGACACTGA
- the LOC132151495 gene encoding protein CBFA2T2-like isoform X4 gives MLNAIPSPPQRYSNGPSSSSSSSLANQQLPATCGARQLSKLKRFLTTLQQFGNDISPEIGESVRNLVLALVNSTVTIEEFHSRLQEATNFPLRPFVIPFLKANLPLLQRELLHCARAAKQTPAQYLSQHEHLLLSTSVPSPADSTELLLEPSESSKHHSPNRSKENGFHERPPASLEPPAKRICTISPAPRHSPAHPLQLPAHIHPTPPPLQHYALDDISTPHLYREPQRILELKERPRLTGSNGGYREEPVDHRLTDREWAEEWRHLDHVLNCIVDMVEKTRRSVSVLRRCQESDREELNYWRRRSNSHDEGRKKGSAAGNIPFSKTHSPLSAEGVTTDSQRDLPLRSGSGYVPDEIWRKAEEAVNEVKRQAMDEVQKAVAEAEQKAFEMITTERAKMEKTLAEAKRKATEDAIQVINEQEDSSECCWNCGRKASETCSGCNAARYCGSFCQHKDWERHHLICSPGLQAQPKTMSRILAKAIPSPSLEKTSRASTPATPVSSSTPDAGGH, from the exons ATGCTCAACGCCATTCCCTCACCGCCTCAGCGCTACAGCAACGgcccttcatcatcatcttcctcttctCTGGCCAATCAGCAGCTTCCAGCCACCTGCGGCGCTCGACAGCTGAGCAAACTCAAGCGCTTCCTCACAACCCTGCAGCAGTTCGGCAACGACATCTCGCCCGAGATCGGAGAGAGCGTCCGAAACCTGGTGCTGGCGCTGGTG AACTCCACCGTCACCATCGAAGAGTTTCACTCCAGACTGCAAGAAGCTACAAACTTCCCCTTGAGGCCCTTCGTCATTCCCTTCCTGAAG GCGAACCTGCCTTTGCTGCAGAGGGAGCTTTTGCACTGCGCTCGAGCCGCCAAACAGACTCCAGCGCAGTATCTGTCCCAACACGAACACCTCCTGCTCAGCACCAGCGTCCCGTCGCCAGCAGACTCCACCGAACTCCTGCTGGAGCCCAGCGAGAGCAGCAAACACCACAGTCCTAACAG AAGTAAAGAGAATGGTTTCCACGAGCGTCCTCCCGCATCCCTGGAGCCTCCTGCCAAGAGGATCTGCACCATTAGCCCCGCCCCCCGACACAGCCCCGCCCACCCGCTGCAGCTCCCCGCCCACATCCACCCGACTCCGCCCCCTCTGCAGCACTATGCGCTGGATGACATCAGCACACCTCACCTGTACAGAGAGCCGCAGCGGATCCTGGAGCTGAAGGAGCGGCCGCGGCTGACAG GCAGTAACGGAGGCTACCGTGAGGAACCTGTAGaccacagactgacagacagagagtgGGCTGAAGAATGGAGGCATCTGGATCAT GTGCTGAACTGTATTGTGGACATGGTGGAGAAGACGCGGCGTTCGGTGAGCGTTCTGCGGCGCTGTCAGGAGTCCGACCGCGAGGAGCTCAATTACTGGAGACGACGCTCCAACTCACACGACGAGGGACGTAAGAAGGGATCGGCCGCAGGGAACATCCCGTTCAGCAAGACACACAGCCCTCTGTCAGCCGAGGGAGTCACCACAG ACTCTCAGAGGGATCTTCCCCTGCGCTCCGGCTCTGGATATGTGCCTGATGAGATATGGAGGAAAGCCG AGGAAGCGGTGAACGAGGTGAAGCGTCAGGCGATGGACGAGGTGCAGAAGGCCGTCGCCGAGGCCGAGCAGAAAGCCTTCGAGATGATCACCACCGAGAGAGCCAAGATGGAGAAAACCCTCGCCGAGGCCAAGAGGAAGGCCACCGAAGATGCCATACAGGTCATCAACGAACAGGAAGACTCCAGCGAG TGCTGCTGGAACTGCGGTCGCAAGGCGAGCGAGACGTGCAGCGGCTGTAATGCGGCGCGATACTGCGGCTCCTTCTGTCAGCACAAGGACTGGGAGCGACACCATCTCATCTGCAGCCCGGGGCTCCAGGCGCAGCCCAAAACCATGTCACGCATCCTTGCCAAAGCCATCCCGAgtcccagtctggagaaaacctCCAGAGCGTCCACCCCAGCCACCCCAGTGTCCTCCTCCACACCGGACGCCGGCGGACACTGA